The following proteins come from a genomic window of Nostoc sp. ATCC 53789:
- a CDS encoding ABC transporter substrate-binding protein has translation MRKISAALTLSLAAIATGFLVGACGDSSTPNGTATTGSSATPAANSTTTSSDKGLKIGSLLPTTGDLASVGQQMLGSVPLLVDTVNACGGVNGEPVNLVQVDDQTDPKAGAAGMTKLATLDKVAGVVGSFASSVSSAAVSIATPNKVMLVSPGSTSPVFTEKAQKGDFKGFWARTAPPDTYQALALAQLARKKGFKRVSTVVINNDYGVGFEKAFVQTFEKLGGTIVNKDKPVRYDPKAQTFDTEAAAAFAGKPDAVLAVLYAETGSLFLKAAYQQGVAKGVQILLTDGVKSPTFPEQVGKGSDGKYILTGAIGTVPGSDGKALAAFNKLWKDKKGNEPGEYAPQAWDAAALLTLAAQAAKENTGVGIAGKIREVADGPGTEVTDVCEGLKLLKDGKKINYQGASGNVDVDANGDVVGVYDVWTVGDDGKIKVIDKVTPK, from the coding sequence ATGAGAAAAATTAGTGCCGCCTTAACCTTGAGTCTAGCTGCCATAGCAACAGGATTCCTAGTTGGGGCTTGTGGTGATAGTAGTACCCCCAATGGTACAGCTACCACAGGAAGTAGTGCGACCCCAGCAGCAAACTCAACTACAACAAGCAGTGATAAAGGGCTAAAAATTGGTTCCCTACTACCGACAACAGGCGATTTGGCTTCTGTCGGACAACAGATGCTAGGTTCTGTCCCTTTACTAGTCGATACGGTCAACGCTTGCGGTGGGGTGAATGGTGAACCAGTTAACTTGGTGCAAGTAGACGACCAAACCGATCCGAAAGCTGGTGCAGCCGGTATGACCAAACTAGCAACTTTAGATAAAGTCGCAGGTGTAGTTGGTTCCTTTGCCAGTAGCGTTTCTAGTGCCGCAGTCTCCATTGCCACGCCGAATAAAGTCATGCTGGTTTCCCCTGGTAGTACCAGTCCCGTATTTACTGAAAAAGCACAAAAAGGCGACTTTAAAGGCTTTTGGGCGCGTACTGCTCCCCCTGATACCTACCAAGCACTAGCTTTAGCTCAACTTGCCAGAAAAAAAGGTTTCAAGCGAGTTTCTACAGTCGTGATTAATAACGACTATGGCGTTGGCTTTGAAAAAGCATTTGTGCAAACTTTTGAAAAATTGGGTGGAACCATCGTTAATAAAGATAAGCCTGTCCGCTACGACCCGAAAGCGCAGACATTTGATACAGAAGCGGCGGCTGCCTTTGCTGGTAAGCCAGATGCAGTTCTAGCTGTACTTTACGCCGAAACTGGCAGTCTGTTTTTAAAAGCTGCGTATCAGCAAGGTGTAGCTAAGGGAGTGCAGATTCTCCTCACAGATGGAGTGAAATCACCTACTTTCCCAGAACAAGTTGGCAAAGGCAGTGATGGTAAATATATTTTAACTGGAGCGATCGGTACAGTACCCGGTTCCGATGGTAAAGCATTAGCAGCTTTCAACAAACTGTGGAAGGATAAAAAGGGTAATGAACCAGGGGAATACGCCCCTCAAGCTTGGGATGCGGCTGCTTTATTGACATTGGCAGCACAAGCTGCTAAAGAAAATACAGGCGTTGGAATAGCTGGCAAAATTCGTGAAGTCGCTGATGGCCCTGGCACAGAAGTTACCGATGTCTGCGAGGGACTGAAGTTACTGAAAGATGGTAAAAAGATTAACTATCAAGGAGCTAGCGGCAACGTAGATGTTGATGCTAACGGCGATGTCGTTGGTGTATATGACGTTTGGACAGTAGGAGACGATGGAAAAATCAAGGTAATTGACAAAGTTACCCCTAAATAG
- the crtB gene encoding 15-cis-phytoene synthase CrtB yields the protein MLQLPDSPPRMKTLVSVDESYKLCRHLTAKYAKTFYLGTLLMSPVKRQSIWSIYAWCRRTDELVDGPASAITTPETLDLWEQQLESIFAGRPLENYDVALVDTLQRFPMDIQPFRDMIAGQRMDLYRSRYETFEDLYLYCYRVAGTVGLMSTEVMGVDSTLYTAPWHQNKQPYLPTEEAIALGIANQLTNILRDVGEDAKRGRIYIPLEDLEKFNYTEQDFFKGVVDDRWRALMRFQIERARQFYTTSNQGITYLASDARWPVWAASMLYGQILEVIERNDYDVFSRRAFVPQWKKLRTLPLAWMRSQVL from the coding sequence ATGCTGCAACTGCCTGATTCCCCCCCGCGCATGAAAACGCTGGTCTCTGTAGACGAGTCATACAAACTTTGCCGACATCTCACAGCAAAGTATGCCAAGACTTTTTACCTGGGTACTTTGCTCATGAGTCCGGTAAAACGTCAATCTATTTGGTCAATTTACGCTTGGTGTCGCCGTACAGATGAATTAGTGGATGGGCCCGCATCTGCTATTACCACGCCAGAAACCCTAGACCTATGGGAACAGCAGCTGGAATCGATTTTTGCGGGACGACCATTAGAAAATTACGATGTCGCTTTAGTTGATACCCTCCAGCGCTTTCCGATGGACATTCAGCCCTTTCGGGATATGATTGCCGGTCAGCGTATGGACTTATATCGCAGTCGTTATGAAACCTTTGAGGATTTATACCTCTACTGTTACCGCGTTGCTGGCACTGTTGGCTTAATGTCAACAGAAGTAATGGGTGTAGATAGCACCCTATACACCGCTCCGTGGCATCAGAACAAACAACCATATCTTCCCACAGAAGAAGCGATCGCTCTGGGAATTGCCAATCAACTCACCAACATCCTGCGGGATGTGGGAGAAGATGCCAAACGGGGGCGAATCTACATTCCCCTTGAGGACTTGGAAAAATTCAACTACACCGAGCAAGACTTCTTCAAAGGTGTGGTAGATGATCGCTGGCGGGCGCTGATGCGCTTTCAAATTGAACGGGCCCGTCAATTCTATACCACGTCAAACCAGGGAATAACTTATCTAGCATCCGATGCCCGTTGGCCTGTATGGGCAGCATCAATGCTGTACGGCCAGATTTTGGAGGTGATTGAACGCAACGATTACGATGTGTTCAGTCGGCGGGCTTTCGTTCCCCAGTGGAAAAAGTTACGCACCTTGCCCTTAGCTTGGATGCGATCGCAAGTTCTTTAA
- the nagZ gene encoding beta-N-acetylhexosaminidase → MSGSQELKHFGNHLILGISGTTLSDDDKRALSELKPIGVIFFAKNFLDGAPYQVWLESFKDLNSQIREYAERDSMFMTLDHEGGRVIRTPMPITRFPHALLLRSHAREVAKATATELKSLGINLSWAPVADVFSHPHNPVIGPRAFGNTPEIAAKDAREYYLGLQESGILGCAKHFPGHGDTSKDSHIELPILDLTLEDLRLRELVPFRALIEVQIPLIMTAHILFPRIDADLPATLSEPILKTILREELGFQGVVVSDDLDMKAISDMFMKAGTVARSFHAGCDLFIVSRNINSSSIERTYQIAEDFVDSLSKGSLDESVVEAARERIEKLLAVTPQYPIEILDKDILLQHAQLAIASCYS, encoded by the coding sequence ATGAGTGGTTCGCAGGAGCTAAAACACTTTGGAAATCACCTGATTTTAGGTATTTCCGGCACTACACTAAGCGATGATGATAAACGCGCACTCAGTGAATTAAAGCCGATTGGGGTGATATTTTTTGCTAAAAACTTTTTGGATGGCGCTCCATATCAAGTTTGGCTAGAAAGCTTCAAGGATTTAAACAGCCAGATACGAGAATATGCTGAACGTGATTCAATGTTTATGACTCTGGATCATGAAGGAGGTCGTGTCATTCGTACACCAATGCCAATTACGCGATTTCCTCACGCATTGTTGTTGCGATCGCACGCCCGCGAAGTAGCAAAAGCCACAGCTACAGAACTAAAATCACTGGGAATAAATTTATCTTGGGCTCCTGTAGCAGATGTTTTTTCCCATCCCCACAACCCTGTCATTGGGCCTCGTGCCTTCGGTAACACTCCCGAAATCGCCGCAAAAGATGCCCGTGAATACTACCTTGGACTTCAAGAATCAGGAATTTTGGGATGCGCCAAACACTTCCCTGGACATGGAGACACTAGCAAAGACTCTCACATTGAGCTACCAATACTGGATTTAACTTTAGAAGACCTGCGACTTCGAGAACTTGTACCTTTCAGAGCTTTAATCGAAGTACAGATACCTTTAATCATGACTGCCCATATTTTATTTCCTAGGATAGATGCAGATTTACCAGCAACGCTATCCGAGCCTATCCTCAAAACCATACTTAGGGAAGAACTTGGCTTTCAGGGAGTGGTTGTATCTGACGACTTGGATATGAAAGCGATCTCAGATATGTTTATGAAAGCTGGTACTGTGGCGCGATCGTTTCATGCAGGCTGTGACCTGTTCATTGTCTCGCGCAATATCAATTCATCATCTATTGAAAGAACTTATCAGATTGCTGAAGATTTCGTCGATTCTCTTAGCAAGGGTAGTTTAGACGAATCAGTAGTGGAAGCAGCCAGAGAAAGAATTGAGAAACTGCTGGCAGTAACACCGCAATATCCCATAGAAATTTTGGATAAAGATATACTATTGCAACATGCTCAATTAGCGATCGCTAGTTGCTATTCATAA
- a CDS encoding polysaccharide deacetylase family protein gives MTDNYLKRQKIISFIAIASSITACSIAPGTSPQLGLNQPVSKSHTAQVQDPAKGLVNVQLPPSTKVENPTFTVPAKFQGKTVYKVQLSSNEKVIALSIDDGPWPKTTLEMLDILKQNDVKATFFWVGQALQANPDLAKQVVAEGHAIGNHTWHHWYRRMDEATAKSEIDRTSDVIYKTTGVKTALFRPPGGFLNNGLAAYAKSQKNAVIMWSLTSADTDPHAKPQAFVNNVLKGAKPGSIVLMHDGGGDRRRTVEALPQIISGLKQQGYRFVTIPELLQMAQ, from the coding sequence GTGACAGACAACTACCTCAAGCGACAAAAAATAATTAGTTTTATTGCGATCGCCTCTAGTATTACAGCTTGTAGTATCGCTCCAGGCACTTCCCCACAATTGGGGTTGAACCAGCCAGTGAGCAAAAGCCACACTGCACAAGTTCAAGATCCAGCAAAGGGCCTAGTTAATGTCCAACTACCGCCATCAACCAAAGTAGAAAACCCTACATTTACAGTCCCAGCTAAATTTCAAGGAAAAACAGTTTATAAAGTTCAACTCAGCAGCAACGAAAAGGTTATTGCTCTGAGCATTGATGATGGGCCTTGGCCAAAAACAACCCTAGAAATGCTAGATATCCTCAAGCAAAATGATGTTAAAGCAACATTCTTTTGGGTAGGACAAGCTTTGCAAGCAAATCCCGACCTAGCCAAACAAGTAGTGGCCGAGGGACACGCCATTGGCAACCATACTTGGCATCATTGGTATCGGCGAATGGATGAAGCCACAGCCAAAAGTGAAATTGATCGCACATCTGACGTGATATACAAAACTACAGGGGTGAAAACTGCTCTGTTTCGTCCTCCTGGAGGCTTTTTAAATAACGGACTAGCTGCTTATGCGAAAAGCCAGAAAAATGCTGTCATTATGTGGTCGTTAACTTCAGCTGATACTGATCCTCATGCCAAACCGCAAGCATTTGTAAATAATGTCTTGAAAGGCGCGAAACCAGGTTCTATTGTTTTGATGCATGACGGTGGTGGCGATCGCCGAAGAACAGTAGAAGCTTTGCCACAAATCATCAGTGGACTCAAACAGCAAGGCTATCGATTTGTGACAATTCCCGAACTGCTACAAATGGCGCAATAA
- a CDS encoding alr0857 family protein → MLKLTYTESSFDLECLTLSLEEWVAQRVILALRVGQSLCIEPSTASFLLPVDLPGVEVLKAEVKRDDREIIALCASDTQYMEVTLQGSWLSDSSKDAVGVFFTTMSDRAEFFLHKLWQEAQACASVMSE, encoded by the coding sequence ATGCTGAAATTAACTTACACAGAAAGCAGTTTTGATTTGGAATGTCTCACTCTGTCGCTAGAAGAATGGGTAGCGCAGCGAGTGATTTTGGCCCTGCGAGTTGGGCAAAGTTTGTGCATTGAACCCAGTACTGCTTCCTTTTTGCTCCCTGTGGATTTGCCAGGAGTAGAAGTGCTTAAGGCTGAGGTAAAAAGAGATGACAGAGAAATCATTGCTCTCTGTGCCTCTGATACCCAATATATGGAAGTCACTCTGCAAGGTTCTTGGCTATCAGATAGTTCTAAGGATGCTGTAGGTGTGTTTTTCACCACTATGAGCGATCGCGCTGAGTTCTTTTTGCACAAACTTTGGCAGGAAGCTCAAGCTTGTGCTTCTGTCATGAGTGAATAA
- a CDS encoding HNH endonuclease signature motif containing protein, whose translation MRRNDILKKEAQIRQWIDDHRSKAFICRQLNCKPLTLDFYLAKLNIVYKGNKGGQGRKSNRLKPASDYCYKGSTIQTHSLKLKLIRDGIKVPKCESCHTDTWLDSTIPLELHHINGDRHDNRLENLLLLCPNCHALTDNHAGKAHKDLERKLKFAESINEIEANERFISVLVFDSAESRDRWHKIPLVLRQLINNGDGIYSCQFAHGTCSYCGKLLTSPDQDTYCSQQCSKLACRKTVRPSKEKLEKMIWTKPTSQIAKDFGVSDKAVEKWCKAYGIEKPPRGYWAKKQYSKL comes from the coding sequence ATGAGAAGAAATGACATCCTAAAAAAAGAAGCACAAATTAGGCAATGGATTGACGATCATCGTTCTAAAGCTTTTATTTGTCGTCAATTAAATTGCAAACCTCTTACTTTAGACTTTTATCTAGCTAAATTGAACATTGTCTATAAAGGAAATAAAGGTGGACAAGGACGCAAATCAAATAGGCTAAAGCCAGCAAGTGATTACTGTTACAAAGGGTCAACTATTCAGACGCATAGTTTGAAACTCAAGCTCATTAGGGATGGTATTAAAGTTCCAAAGTGTGAGTCTTGTCACACTGACACTTGGCTTGATAGTACTATTCCTTTAGAGCTTCATCATATCAATGGAGATAGGCATGACAATAGATTGGAAAATCTCCTACTATTATGTCCTAACTGTCACGCTTTGACTGATAACCATGCAGGCAAGGCTCATAAAGATTTAGAGCGAAAGTTAAAATTCGCAGAATCAATAAATGAGATTGAGGCTAACGAGCGTTTCATCAGCGTCTTAGTGTTTGATAGTGCAGAAAGTCGCGATCGCTGGCACAAAATACCATTAGTACTAAGACAACTTATTAACAATGGAGATGGCATTTATAGTTGTCAATTTGCACACGGAACTTGCTCGTACTGTGGCAAATTACTAACTAGCCCAGATCAAGATACTTACTGTTCTCAGCAATGTTCTAAATTAGCCTGTAGAAAAACTGTAAGACCTTCTAAAGAAAAACTAGAAAAAATGATTTGGACTAAACCAACTTCTCAAATAGCAAAAGATTTTGGTGTAAGTGACAAGGCGGTGGAAAAATGGTGTAAAGCTTACGGTATTGAAAAACCGCCTAGAGGTTATTGGGCAAAAAAACAATATTCCAAGCTTTAG
- a CDS encoding succinate dehydrogenase/fumarate reductase flavoprotein subunit: MLEHDVIIVGGGLAGCRAAVEIARTDPSLNIAVVAKTHPIRSHSVAAQGGMAASLKNVDSQDSWEAHAFDTVKGSDYLADQDAVAILTQEAPDVVIDLEHLGVLFSRLPDGRIAQRAFGGHSHNRTCYAADKTGHAILHELVNNLRRYGVQVYEEWYVMRLILEENEAKGVVMFHLLDGHIEVVRAKAVMFATGGYGRVYNTTSNDYASSGDGLAMTAIAGLPLEDMEFVQFHPTGLYPVGVLISEAVRGEGAYLINSEGDRFMANYAPSRMELAPRDITSRAIAYEIRAGRGIHLDGSAGGPFVYLDLRHLGKEKIMSRVPFCWEEAHRLVGVDAVTQPMPVRPTIHYCMGGIPVNTDGQVRSSGDGLVDAFFAAGETSCVSVHGANRLGSNSLLECVVYGKRTGAAIAKFVQKRKLPSVDEQRYVTQAQQEIQALLEQPGEYRINQVRQAFQDCMTDYCGVFRTEALMSEGLHKLAEIQQQYPQIYLDDKGSCWNTELVEALELRSLMIVGQTILASALNRQESRGAHFREDYSERDDTNFLKHTMAYYSPAGIDIQYRPVAITMFEPKERKY; this comes from the coding sequence ATGCTGGAACACGATGTAATTATTGTTGGGGGTGGATTGGCGGGATGTCGTGCGGCGGTGGAAATTGCTCGCACTGATCCTAGTTTAAATATTGCTGTGGTTGCGAAAACACACCCAATTCGTTCTCATTCGGTGGCGGCTCAAGGTGGTATGGCTGCGTCGCTAAAAAATGTTGATTCTCAAGATAGTTGGGAAGCACATGCTTTTGATACTGTCAAGGGTTCTGATTATTTGGCAGACCAAGATGCTGTAGCAATTCTCACCCAAGAAGCGCCAGATGTGGTAATTGATTTGGAACATCTAGGCGTTTTGTTCTCTCGCTTACCCGATGGTCGCATTGCCCAACGAGCTTTTGGCGGACATTCCCACAACCGCACTTGTTATGCTGCCGATAAGACTGGTCACGCGATTTTGCACGAATTGGTTAACAATTTGCGGCGTTATGGTGTGCAAGTTTATGAAGAATGGTATGTGATGCGTCTCATTTTGGAAGAGAATGAGGCGAAAGGAGTGGTGATGTTCCATCTTTTGGATGGACATATAGAGGTGGTGCGAGCCAAGGCGGTGATGTTTGCCACTGGAGGCTATGGTCGGGTTTATAATACTACCTCTAATGATTACGCCTCTTCAGGTGATGGTTTAGCAATGACTGCGATCGCAGGTTTACCCCTCGAAGATATGGAATTTGTCCAGTTTCATCCCACTGGTTTATATCCGGTAGGGGTGCTAATTTCAGAAGCGGTACGGGGTGAAGGGGCGTATCTGATTAATAGTGAAGGCGATCGCTTTATGGCGAACTATGCCCCCAGTCGCATGGAACTAGCTCCTCGTGATATTACCTCACGAGCGATCGCTTACGAAATTCGCGCAGGTCGTGGTATTCATCTCGACGGTAGCGCTGGTGGCCCCTTTGTCTATTTGGATCTCCGCCATTTGGGTAAAGAAAAAATTATGAGTCGCGTCCCCTTCTGTTGGGAAGAAGCACACCGCTTAGTAGGTGTTGACGCGGTAACTCAACCGATGCCAGTCCGCCCAACAATTCACTATTGTATGGGTGGTATTCCAGTTAATACTGATGGGCAAGTCCGCAGTAGTGGTGATGGTTTAGTTGATGCTTTCTTTGCGGCTGGCGAAACATCTTGTGTTTCCGTACATGGTGCGAACCGCCTTGGTAGTAACTCTTTGCTGGAATGTGTCGTTTATGGCAAGAGAACTGGGGCTGCGATCGCCAAATTCGTCCAAAAACGTAAGTTGCCCTCTGTAGATGAGCAACGCTATGTAACGCAAGCCCAGCAAGAAATTCAAGCTTTGCTGGAACAACCAGGAGAGTATCGCATTAACCAAGTCCGTCAAGCCTTCCAGGATTGTATGACTGATTACTGTGGCGTTTTCCGCACTGAGGCATTAATGAGTGAAGGGTTGCACAAACTAGCAGAAATCCAACAGCAATATCCACAAATTTATTTAGATGATAAAGGTAGTTGCTGGAATACAGAACTCGTGGAAGCTTTAGAATTGCGAAGTTTGATGATAGTGGGACAGACGATTTTGGCATCAGCGCTGAATCGGCAAGAAAGTCGGGGCGCTCATTTCCGCGAAGATTATTCCGAGCGAGATGATACAAACTTTCTGAAACACACAATGGCTTACTATTCACCAGCCGGAATTGACATTCAATATCGTCCGGTGGCGATTACTATGTTTGAGCCAAAAGAGCGGAAGTATTAG
- the pds gene encoding 15-cis-phytoene desaturase, with amino-acid sequence MRVAIAGAGLAGLSCAKYLTDAGHTPIVLESRDVLGGLVAAWKDSDGDWYETGLHAFFGAYPNMLQLLKELGIEDRLQWKEHTLIFNQPDKPGRLSRFDVPDIPSPFNVIASILRNKDMLTWEQKIRFAVGLLPAVVRGQKYVEEMDKYSFLEWLKRQGVDERVTSDVFIAACKALTFINPDEVSATILLTALNRFLQERYGSKIAFLDGSPTERLCSPIVDYITERGGEVRLNAPLKEILLNADGTVKAYLIRGLNGAEDEVITADSYVSAISVDPLKVMLPKPWKLMEFFQKLEGLEGVPVINLHLWFDRKLTEIDHLLFSRSPLLSVYADMSNTCREYANPNRSMLELVLAPAKDWIAKSDEEIVAATLAELEKLFPDHFGGDNPAMLLKSHVVKTPRSVYKATPGRQQYRPAQVTPIANFYLAGSYTMQRYLGSMEGAVLSGKLTAQAISEALPVANSSNLQTLTRPPATNAATA; translated from the coding sequence ATGCGAGTAGCGATCGCGGGAGCGGGACTAGCAGGACTTTCCTGCGCGAAATATCTCACGGACGCAGGTCACACACCCATTGTCTTGGAAAGCCGGGACGTACTGGGTGGTCTGGTTGCGGCGTGGAAAGACTCTGACGGCGACTGGTACGAAACCGGGTTACACGCCTTCTTTGGGGCATATCCTAATATGCTCCAATTGCTCAAGGAGTTGGGCATTGAAGATAGACTCCAGTGGAAAGAGCATACACTGATTTTTAATCAACCAGACAAGCCTGGAAGACTCTCACGTTTTGATGTTCCAGATATTCCATCTCCTTTCAACGTCATAGCATCGATTCTTCGCAACAAAGACATGTTGACTTGGGAGCAGAAGATTCGATTTGCCGTTGGTCTACTTCCCGCAGTGGTTCGGGGTCAGAAGTATGTCGAAGAGATGGACAAATATAGCTTCTTAGAGTGGTTGAAAAGGCAAGGTGTTGATGAGCGGGTAACTAGTGACGTTTTTATCGCCGCATGTAAAGCACTCACCTTTATCAATCCTGATGAAGTTTCCGCAACGATTCTCTTAACTGCACTAAATCGTTTTTTGCAAGAACGATATGGCTCCAAGATTGCATTTTTAGATGGTTCTCCCACAGAACGTCTATGCAGCCCGATTGTAGATTACATTACAGAACGCGGTGGAGAAGTGCGGCTAAATGCCCCCTTGAAAGAAATTTTGCTCAACGCCGATGGCACGGTGAAGGCATACTTGATTCGAGGGTTAAATGGGGCAGAAGATGAAGTTATTACAGCTGATTCGTATGTATCTGCCATTTCAGTTGACCCATTAAAGGTGATGTTGCCTAAACCTTGGAAGCTGATGGAGTTTTTTCAAAAGCTAGAAGGTTTAGAAGGAGTACCAGTGATTAACCTCCATCTGTGGTTTGACCGGAAACTTACAGAAATTGATCACCTACTTTTTTCGCGATCGCCCCTCCTAAGCGTTTATGCTGATATGAGCAATACCTGCCGTGAATACGCCAACCCCAATCGCTCAATGCTGGAATTAGTTCTAGCTCCGGCAAAAGATTGGATTGCCAAATCCGATGAGGAGATTGTGGCTGCAACGCTTGCTGAATTGGAAAAACTTTTCCCAGACCACTTTGGGGGAGACAATCCAGCAATGTTGCTAAAATCTCATGTGGTGAAAACGCCGCGTTCAGTTTACAAAGCGACCCCTGGTCGTCAACAGTACCGTCCCGCACAAGTTACGCCCATTGCCAACTTCTATCTCGCCGGAAGTTATACCATGCAACGCTACTTAGGCAGTATGGAAGGTGCCGTACTTTCTGGTAAGCTGACAGCGCAGGCAATTTCTGAGGCTCTCCCGGTAGCAAATTCCTCAAACCTGCAAACGCTCACCCGACCGCCCGCAACGAATGCTGCAACTGCCTGA
- a CDS encoding HNH endonuclease, with amino-acid sequence MQVLEQSVVVFSQNYLPLCRINIKRAIVLLVTNKAQPLGFTTESGWRVHSPNLVIDVPKHIRLTITSNERMWKVPPVNRREVLRRDHHSCQYCGSGKHLTLDHVMPRSRGGSHTWDNVVTACERCNSRKGDRTLFESGMQLRTKPKAPIHPAISFAEQFWIDMQGSLE; translated from the coding sequence ATGCAAGTGTTAGAGCAATCTGTGGTGGTGTTTTCTCAAAATTACTTGCCACTGTGTCGGATCAATATCAAGCGGGCGATTGTGCTGTTAGTAACCAACAAAGCTCAACCGTTAGGTTTTACCACAGAAAGCGGATGGCGAGTTCACTCACCCAACTTGGTAATTGATGTACCAAAACATATTCGCTTAACAATCACTTCTAATGAGCGGATGTGGAAAGTTCCGCCAGTGAATCGGCGGGAAGTTTTACGGCGAGATCATCACAGTTGCCAATATTGCGGTAGCGGCAAGCATCTAACACTAGATCATGTGATGCCGCGCTCAAGAGGCGGTTCTCACACTTGGGATAACGTAGTCACAGCTTGTGAGAGATGTAACTCCCGTAAAGGCGATCGCACCCTGTTTGAGTCTGGTATGCAATTACGTACCAAACCAAAAGCGCCAATTCACCCCGCGATTTCTTTTGCCGAACAGTTTTGGATAGATATGCAAGGAAGCCTGGAATAG
- a CDS encoding protochlorophyllide reductase, translating into MVQDRKSTVVITGASSGVGLYAAKALAERGWYVVMACRDVAKAQLAAQSVGIPHQGSYTIMHIDLGSLDSVRQFVNNFRASGHSLDALVCNAAIYMPLIKEPLRSPEGYELTVTTNHLGHFLLCNLMLEDLKKSSSEPRLVILGTVTHNPDELGGKIPPRPDLGDLQGFAEGFKDPISMIDGKKFEPVKAYKDSKVCNVLTMRELHQRYHESTGIVFNSLYPGCVAETPLFRNHYPLFQKIFPLFQKYITKGYVSQELAGERVAAVVADPEYNQSGVYWSWGNRQKEDGKSFVQKVSPQARDDDKGDRMWQLSAKLVGLA; encoded by the coding sequence ATGGTACAGGATAGGAAGTCAACGGTTGTAATCACAGGTGCCTCTTCAGGGGTCGGTTTGTACGCTGCCAAGGCTCTTGCTGAAAGGGGATGGTATGTAGTGATGGCCTGTAGGGATGTAGCCAAAGCTCAACTGGCAGCCCAATCTGTGGGAATCCCGCATCAGGGCAGCTACACTATCATGCATATCGATCTTGGCTCTTTGGATAGCGTTCGACAATTTGTGAATAACTTTCGAGCAAGCGGACACTCCCTAGACGCTTTGGTGTGCAACGCCGCAATTTATATGCCCTTAATAAAGGAGCCTTTACGCAGTCCAGAAGGTTACGAGCTAACTGTCACCACAAATCACCTGGGACATTTCCTTTTGTGTAACCTGATGCTAGAGGATCTGAAGAAGTCATCTTCAGAGCCAAGGCTCGTAATTTTGGGAACTGTTACCCACAATCCAGACGAACTGGGTGGAAAGATTCCGCCGCGTCCAGACTTGGGCGATTTGCAGGGCTTTGCAGAAGGGTTTAAAGACCCGATCTCAATGATTGATGGCAAGAAATTTGAACCAGTCAAAGCTTACAAAGACAGCAAGGTTTGTAACGTGCTGACAATGCGGGAACTGCATCAGCGCTATCACGAGTCAACTGGTATCGTCTTCAACTCTCTCTATCCAGGATGTGTTGCAGAAACGCCATTATTTAGAAACCACTATCCCCTGTTTCAGAAAATCTTCCCATTATTCCAGAAGTACATCACCAAGGGATATGTGTCTCAGGAGTTGGCGGGAGAACGAGTTGCGGCGGTGGTTGCCGATCCTGAGTACAATCAATCCGGTGTGTATTGGAGTTGGGGAAATCGCCAGAAGGAAGATGGTAAATCCTTTGTTCAAAAGGTTTCTCCTCAAGCTCGTGATGACGACAAAGGCGATCGCATGTGGCAACTAAGTGCTAAGTTGGTTGGACTGGCTTGA